The stretch of DNA CGTGCGGAAGCGCAGCTCGACGCTGCTCGGGTCGATCAGCGTGTTCGCCCACGAGAATTGCAGCGGGTTCATCCCCGGCTTGAACGTCACCCGCCGGGTCTCACGCACCAGCGTCAGGTCTTCGCTGTTGTAGATCGTGAGCTGCACCGTGTCCCGCGGCGGGATCGTCGAAAGGTCGATGTTGCTCGTCTGCGCCGCGGCCGATGCCAGCAGGAAGAGCGCCACGGGGACCGCAACCGGCCGCATATCGAATCGCATCATGGAACCGTTCCTCCTTACCACTCGTTCAACAGCCGGATGTGGACCTTATGCGTCACCTTCTGCGCCGCTTCGTTCCCCTCACGCGCCGGCAGTGGCAGGCGGAACGCGACGCGATCCGCGGTGGTCTTGTCCTCGTGGCGCAGGTCGTTGACCGTGCCATCCGGACCGAGTTCCCACTCGGCCTCGCGGTCGGTGCCGAGACCGATCTCGCGCCGCAGCGCGGACACGGTCTCCACGAGGTCGAGCGTCACCGGCGAATCCTTGAAGTTCTCGATCTCATACTGCACCACCACGTCATAATGATGCAGATTCCCCGCGACCCGCTGCGCCTCGCGCCGCGCGATCGTCCGCTTGACGACCACGTCCTTTGCGACGCCCAGGTACAGCCGCAGCTCGTCGTCGCGTGGCGTGAAGTTCGCCCAGTCCTCGCCGAGGAATGCCCGCCCCCCGCGTCCATCATCCTGGAACAGCCGCGCCTTCCCGCGCGGCAACGGGCTCTGACCGAGCCCCCCGGCATCCGTGTTATGCAGCACGTAGTGCATTGGCACGAGGAGCTGCTGAAGCGCCGGGTCGAGCATGCCGAACGCTGCCAGGTCGGCCGTGTAGGCCTTCTCGATCGCCACGCCGTCGTACCGCGCCGCCAGCACCTGGCGCGTCTCGGCCCGGTCGATCGGCCGCTCGAACCGCTCGCCGTAGCCCGTCCACATACCGGCGAAACCGAAGGCCTCGTTGGCCTGGTTGTGCAGGTCGATGTACTGCCGCAGCGTGAGTGTCTGCTCGTCGCCGGCCGCCTCCGCCCGGTAGGCGTACGACTTGGCGAGCCCGTGGATCGGGTAGGTGATCCGCACGCGCGCCGACGTCGCCTCCGGTGCGTAGACCGCCCACCGCAGCGACGCCTCGTTCGGCGGGTACGCCACCGAGAGCACCTTGATGTGGTCCGGATCGGTCAGGCAGCGGAATTGGATCGCCTCTGCGTCGACACTCGTGTTCGTCCATGCGAACACGACCTCGTTCAAGCCGGCCGATAGCGGCACGATCCGCTCCTCTTCGACTAGCGTGACATTCATGTGATCAAGTTGCACAACCACCCGCTCGCGCACTGGCAGGGTGATCAGCTTCACACCTCCGGCCGCCCAAGGTACGAAGGCGCCGCCCACGGCCCCGAGCAGGGCCAGCGCGCCGAGAAACGGGACTTGGTTGCGCACGGGATTCTCCTATTACGAGTCCTGAGGCGCCGATCTTCCGGCGGGATCTGCCGCAGCGCCGTGATACCGCCTTAGTCGCTCGCCCAGCCGAAAAGTTCCCACGGAATGTCGAAGTTTGTCGGCGCGGTCCGCCGGAAAAGGGTTATCAGGGGGGCCTGCCGGTTATCTCCGCAACCCACAGGAAGCCGGTGGCGGCGTTCCAGCGCTGCGACTTTTCCACCGCTCAGGCCCCCGGCGACCGTGCCGCCCGATTCACCAACCACACTCCCAGCAACACGCACGCTCCACCCGCCAGCGCCGTCGGCAACACCGGTTCTCCCAGCAGCCACAGCGAGACCGCCAGCGTCGAGAAGGGCTCCAGGTAGAGCAGTGCCGCCAGCCGGGTCGGTCCGTACACATGCGACGCCGCGAACCAAAGGTAGTAGGCCATCCCGCTGCACACGAACCCGAGGAAAGCCAGTGCGACCCACACCTGCGTCGGGAGGGGCCACACTACGCAGATCCCCGTCCACGGCACGAGCGCCAGCGACAGGCCCGCGGCCAGCAGCAGCGACCACGCCGTCACGCGCAGCGCCCCGCTGCGTGCGATGGCACCGCGACCAGCCAGCGTGTACGCCGTCCACGTCAGGCACGCGGTGAGTTGCAGCGCATCGCCGAAGCGCGCCTGGGCGAAGTCCGGCGGCTTCTGCACTACGATCAGAAGCACGCCCAGCGCCCCCAGCGCTACGCCCGCCCAGCCGCCCGACGCGAGCCGCTGCTGTCCGAGCCAGTGGGCGCCCAGTGCGATCGTCACCGGAAAGAAACCGATGATCCAGCCCGTGTTGATGGCTGTCGTGTACAGCAGTCCGACCGCTTGAAGCAGCATGTGCGCCGCCAGCACCACCCCCAGAAATGCGACGGTCGGCACGTCGGCCCGCGGCAGCGCCAACCGTTCGCGCCGTACCAGCAGCAGCAGCCCCAGCAGGCCGGCCCCCGCCAGTAGTCGCAGCACCACGATGCCGTTCGGTGTCACCGCCTCCAGTGCGATCCGGGTACCAACGAACGAGGCGCCCCACACGACGATGGCGAACAGTCCGCGCAGAGAAACCGTGTGCAGCATGGTGCGCATCCGATTCGAGGGCTACGGTGTGCCGGGCATCCTACCCGATCCGCCGTCGCATCCACCCCGCGCGGTGCCCCCATCGCCCTAACGCGGAGGCAGGCAGCGGTGGACCTCATCCTCCCAGGTGCCGGCGATCGTTTCGCCATACTCCGTGCGGCCACCCGTGGCCTGCGGCCCGGTGAGGTGTGGGTGGTAGGTGCGATCGGGGGTCAGGAGTTCGGGAAGGGCGAAATCGGTGCGAACAAAGTGGAAGGCGACGGCGGCGCGGTCGCGGTCGGTGTGGTTGCCGAGAGTGCAATGCGGGACGCCGTAAAGGAAGAACACCGCGCTGCCGGCCGGCACTTCCATCGCGACGGCCCGCTCCTCTGGTGGATAGCAGCGGATGTGATGATCGCTGAAGGGATCGCGAGAGTGCGGTAGGGCCTCGCGGAAGCGGCCGGGGAGCACGTGCAAGGTGCCGTTCGCCACGGTTGCATCGTCGATGGCGACCCACATGGCCGTACCCTTGGTCGGGTCGGAGATCCCGAAGTAGGCGTTGTCCTGGTGCCAATTGGTGCCGGTGCCGTCACCGCCCGGCTTCAGGAAAATCTGATCGAGCTGGAGCAGGTACGGGTCCCCAATGAGCGCGGTGACAGCGGCCTGCACGCGGGGATGGAAAGGCAGCGCGCGGAAAAGCCGACTGTGCATGTACATGTGGCAGAGCTGCAGATTCCGTTGCTTCGCGGGTGTTCGCCCGT from Phycisphaerales bacterium encodes:
- a CDS encoding phytanoyl-CoA dioxygenase family protein; translation: MSLSAEQLAAFLCDGYVAVPGFFTPRETAAMQAEVQRFMAGGLLRNVATAGDGRTPAKQRNLQLCHMYMHSRLFRALPFHPRVQAAVTALIGDPYLLQLDQIFLKPGGDGTGTNWHQDNAYFGISDPTKGTAMWVAIDDATVANGTLHVLPGRFREALPHSRDPFSDHHIRCYPPEERAVAMEVPAGSAVFFLYGVPHCTLGNHTDRDRAAVAFHFVRTDFALPELLTPDRTYHPHLTGPQATGGRTEYGETIAGTWEDEVHRCLPPR
- a CDS encoding DMT family transporter encodes the protein MLHTVSLRGLFAIVVWGASFVGTRIALEAVTPNGIVVLRLLAGAGLLGLLLLVRRERLALPRADVPTVAFLGVVLAAHMLLQAVGLLYTTAINTGWIIGFFPVTIALGAHWLGQQRLASGGWAGVALGALGVLLIVVQKPPDFAQARFGDALQLTACLTWTAYTLAGRGAIARSGALRVTAWSLLLAAGLSLALVPWTGICVVWPLPTQVWVALAFLGFVCSGMAYYLWFAASHVYGPTRLAALLYLEPFSTLAVSLWLLGEPVLPTALAGGACVLLGVWLVNRAARSPGA